Below is a genomic region from Prunus persica cultivar Lovell chromosome G3, Prunus_persica_NCBIv2, whole genome shotgun sequence.
TGGTAGCTGCCAAGCTATCGTGACAGTAGAATTGCTTTGTGTCCTGGTATTGTTTGCTGAAGTGAAACGCTTCAAAAGAATCTTACTTTACAAACGTATATCAAGATTTGGAAAGACAATGATGCTTCCATTTTCATTGTATTTCGTGTTTCTGATTTTCAGGAGGGATCCCTTATCCCCGAGGCCCTTCGAAGGGCTCAAATTTGTTGATGTTGGCTGTGGTGGTGGAATTGTTTCTGAGGTATGCTATCATTTTTCCCCCTTCTCTGTAGCACCCTTCTATTTTCAAAGTAAAAAAGTTAGGTATTTGGCTAACTGGGCTCAATTTTAATTCAACAAGTAGCCACTACTTGGTTTTGGTTTGGCTGAACATCCTCTGACACTTGGGTGTATAGTATACTATGTTTAGCTTAATTGATTGCTTTACCTGAAAAATGCTTTTGGTTAAGAGGTCATGCTAATCTTTAACCTTCTCCAGCCTTTAGCTCGACTGGGAGCTACTGTGATGGGAGTTGATGCTGTCGAGAAAAATATCAAGATAGCACGCCTTCATGCTGTATGTCCACTCTCTTTATCAATGGCAATTAACTTCAATTTTTATGTGTACAAGTATTTGTGCATGTGCTAGTACTTGGTTTCCTTAAGCATGTTAATATGCTTCTAAACATTAATCATTCACACAGGATTTGGATCCATTGACTTCTTCAATTGAATATCGTTGCACAACAGCTGGTACATGCTAAACTTGttccttttgtatttttttctttttcaaaattcaagtaCTTGTTGATTTATTAAACTTCAGGCTCATGTTTTTCCATTTATGCCCAGAAAAGCTAGTTGAGGAACAGAAGAATTTTGATGCTGTGTTTGCTTTAGAGGTATGCTCCCTTtctgtctgtctctctctctctctctctctccacataCGTGCATGCACTCGTGCGcgcacatacacacacatctACATATTTGATTTTCTCCATGGTGTCTTTATTCCTGCTTTATATCCAACTTGTTGgtaaattgatgattttactTAAGGTAATTGAGCACGTAGCAGACCCTGCTGAATTCTGCAAGTCTCTGGCAGCCTTGACTGTTCCTGGTGGAGCTACCGTTATTTCAACTATCAATCGTTCCATGAGAGCATATGCCACTGCCATTGTTGCAGCAGAGTATCTCCTCCACTGGGTATAATTTGTTAATGCCTGCCATTATAAATGCCTTCTTGTTGAAATTTGGTCGTGTTTCATGTTGAATTCCTTTCTTAAATAGCAGACCTCTGCTATCTCTAATATTTGTGATTATGTGTTCTTACATGAAGGTGTTATTAGGATATTCATTTCTGTTGTAAATACACACCCAAAcgactttaaaaataaaacttttgCCCATAACATACGCGAGGTTCTGTTCAGTTGTTGGTGATCTTGAGAATTAGGTTATTCTGGCTAACATGAGATTGATCCATGTGAATGTGGTGTCTTTAGGAGAGCAATATATAATTGAGGGATTTCAAGAATGCCCCATTCTAGATTCATGGGAAAATTCTGAACAAACCTGATATTCTTTTATATGTGAGCATGATTCCTATTTTGTTTTAACTTTCCAATGACATTACATAGCAAACTTCAAAAAATGTTATCCATGAAACAATGTCAGGTTTTAATGTTTATAGTGGAAAATTACGTCCGAAAGCCATCAAAACATTACGATCAAGAAGGATTCAGGAATCAACTGTTATTCTATCCAATGTGCCCTAAAAGATTCTCTATGAATGACAAACTCATTCTTTTCTGTATACTCAAGTGTTATGCTTAAGTTTATATTCATTTGAATCTTAAGCGGTTGATAACATTTTAACTTTGTTTTACAGCTTCCGAAAGGTACACATCAATGGTCCAGTTTTCTTACTCCTGAAGAGCTAGCCctgatcctggagcgtgcttCTATTTCAGTAAGCCAAACACCTTCTAATTTTTGCTGCATGCATAGCCAGTTTTACCCCTGTATTTGTAGGTGAAGCTTGTTTTCTGTTCGGTTGATTTTGTGCAGGTGCAAGAGATGGCTGGGTTTGTGTACAACCCTTTGACAGGAAGATGGTCTCTATCTGATGATGTTAATGTAAATTTCATCGCTTATGctaccaaaataaaaacagcaaatttataaaaatatttaaaattttccatgTTCACCCTCTTGTTTGCtgaatgaaaattttgctTATAGTAATTTTTTACTCTCCCCTCTccattgttttctaatttctaaGTTGATCTGCCTTAACTAAAGTATGAAAGGAAATTCCATTCGGCACAAGCATTATCATGTCAATTTTTGCTGTACCTCACACATGTGGGCAAATTTTAGCGGTTGATgacaataaaaattcaattcgTGGATAACTAACTGTAACAATTCCAAATATATTGGGCAAGGAAAACGAAACTTTGCATTTCCATATCATTTCTGGTTTAGGTTTGAAGGAAAGAAGTCTAAAATCTGAATACGGAGAGAGTGAGAGTCGAACTCTTGAACATATCGAACTTTGAGGACTAATCTTGAGTTGGCCATTTGTTTCTCCTCGCATGGAGTGGAACTCTGAAGGACCTGGCCCCATTAAAGAATCAAAGTAGTAACAAATCATGATCCCAAGGGAGAaagataatttttatttttccaaactttTTGAATCAACCAAACACAGCCTAATAATATTATGATCAAAATTTCTTTGGAAAGCAAAAGCGTAAACATAGTGCTACGTCATCATATATTATCCAGCTTCCACTATCCGATCGTTGAGCTTCCCGAGATTAACAGATCGCCGCGTCACTGTGTGTGCGGGGCCCACTTATGACAGTTCGCGCCACAGCATCGAAGCTCAGAACGAGACTCGTTCACGTCTCAAAATCAACCGTCAACCTTGAGATCAACTCATCACCGTCCATCTCAGATGCAACATTGAGTGGGGCCCACTTCTCATGATTCGCGCCACAGCATCCAAGCTTAGAACGAGACTCGTTCACGTCTCAAAATCAACCGTTCAAACCTCAAGATCAAATTTTCACCGTCCATATAAGACTGAACTTGATTGTGAATTACACTATTTGCTTGCCGCAGACGTCGCCATGCTTTTACCAATCATTTCAGTTTTAAGACCAATTAACTGTTTACTcacaaaacaagtatatataaaaGCAGGAAGAACagacatttttcttctttagctCTCTACAACTTCCCCCAGCTCCTTTAACTCTTCTTCTATATTATTTCTCATCATCTCCTGCTCTCTCTAACAATTCATCGATCAAGAGCTGAAATCAAATACAGAGAATTACAGATACAAGATACAGAAATGTCGAGGGTAACAGAGTTGCCAGTAACAGCTCGTGGCCGCTTGGCCGTGCTTTCCGCCCACTTAGCCGCTGCAACTATCGAGCCCTCTGAGCTCGAACCCACTCTCGAGCCACTCTGCCTCTCGGCTCAGGGGGTGGTCTCACCACCCGGGAACCTCCGGGGTCCTCTGACCATCGTCGACGAGAGGACCGGTAAGAGGTACCAGGTCCAGGTCTCTGAAGAAGGAACCATCAAAGCCGCTGATCTCAAGAAGGTATTCATCTTTCTAAGTTATTATTGAATTTGCTAATCTGGGTTTggttcattttcctttttccccaTCTGGGTATTgtagttttgaaattttgctATTTGCTAGAACATTGTATGCCTGCTTGTTTTGAAATTGCAATACATGGAAGGAAAGTGATAACTTTTGTGatgatttttgtgttttgtgcgAAATTCGATTAACTTGGTGGAAGAAAATTTGGCTCTTGTGAATATACAGATCACAACTGGGAAGAATGACAAGGGGCTAAAGCTTTATGATCCTGGATATCTTAACACTGCCCCTGTTCGATCCTCGATTTGTTATATCGATGGCGATGAGGGGATTCTTAGATATAGAGGCTACCCAATTGAGGAACTGGCTGAGAGAAGTACCTTTTTGGAAGTGGCCTATCTCTTGAGTAAGTACTCTCCCTAAGCACTTCATAATATTGGGAATGGTCTTTTATCGtaattatatgtattttaagAAAGACTAtaagttttcatatttaacaGGAAGATATGCCGCTAATTGAATATGCATGTGAAGGATTTATGTAACCGAAAATGTTGTGGATACAATTATTGCAGAAATAAGCTGGTTCCTCGAAACATAATGGTGAATTATTGATTATTAGGTGTAGTAGCTCCATGTATTGCTGTAATTTCTCTTCGCCATATCTTCTCTTTCAGTTTCTCTTTCTGAACTACTTTGCTTTGTCACTACCCCTTTTTTTGTCCAGTGTATGGGAATTTGCCTTCTGAAAGTCAATTAGCAGATTGGGAATTTGCCATTTCTCAGCATTCAGCTGTACCACAGGGAATTTTGGTacacttttctttctcttctcagCATTCCGCAGGACGATGATGCAATAAGTATGGTAAAgttttttattgttaatttgaGCCTTTTCATTTCTGACACGCCAGTGTCTTTTGTATTGTAGGATATTATACAGGCAATACCTCATGATGCACATCCAATGGGTGTACTTGTTAGTGCAATGAGTGCTCTTTCCGTGTTTCATCCTGATGCTAATCCTGCTCTCCGAGTAAGCTAGTTTATTTTCGTTGGCTCTGTGCACAACATGCATTTTGTGACTGAGTCTTAGTTATCAGAGGCATCCATTGTTTGAGGCATTCTGTGATATCTGATCATATAGTTTATGTTAACATAGGGGCAAGACGTTTACAAGTCGAAACAAGTGAGAGACAAGCAAATAGCACGCATCCTTGGGaaggtttgttttgtttttggtctaTATTTGGACTTGCTGCCTTAGAAAATGTGGTGTGAATGTTATCTATGCAACCATTCTTTAGGTTGTGAAACGTATGGAACCTTGGATTTCAATTCTCTCCTTCCTCTTTAAATCGGAACACTCCAAACAGATAGCTCCTGTGTCCCCAGCCTCTATCAGGGGGCTACAGGCCCTACCTTCTACCTCGACAGCCTATAGCTATTGTCTTGCTTTATGTCTCAATCACTCATTTGGAATCTTTCATTTAAGTTGATATTAGATTGTACCTTTATTTTCAGGCCCCAACCATTGCAGCAGCAGCTTATTTGAGATTGGCTGGAAGACCTGCTGTTCTCCCTGCTAACAACCTTTCTTATGCAGAGAACTTCTTATACATGCTAGATTCCTTGTATGttactttatttccttgtaTGCATTTTACTGCATAACATTGTAAATCATCTTTAGAaatcttttttcctttcttctgatGCTGTTGCTGTATAAATTATAAGCACATTATGCCTTTTTCGTTTTAATTATCAGTCATTatggaaatttgaaatttgggtCCTCCTCTAATCCAATTAAGAATTTCTTTTTGCAAACTGGCAGAGGCAATAGATCTTACAAACCCAATCCTAGACTGGCTCGAGTGGTAGATGTTCTCTTCATACTGCATGCAGAACATGAGATGAATTGCTCAACAGCTGCTGCCCGGCATCTGGCATCAAGGTAGGCATCATATAATTCGAGTGAAATGATTCCATGGAATTTTAAAACACGTCTGGTTCTGTATTTGCAGTGGTGTGGATGTTTACACTGCTCTTGCTGGAGCTACTGGAGCCCTCTATGGCCCTCTTCATGGTGGAGCAAATGAGGTATTTGCAAAAGATTATGTTTTCATTGTATAAGCAGTTTTTTTAATGCTTGTAAGCTAGTATTAGAATTTAAGTTCCTTAAGCACAGCGTTGGAAGATCACTTCTAAGTTGAAATGCATACTTCGGTTTTTCTATTCATTATTTCCCTTGTGTTATATTTTGCCACTAcagtttcttattttttctgcCTGGATTATTGCAGGCTGTGCTTAAGATGCTAAATGAGATTGGAACTGTTGAGAACATTCCAGAGTTCATAGAGGGTGTGAAGAACAGGTATTTTGTCTTATATCTAGTAGTTCACCAACTGCCGAAGAGGCTTCATATTGAAACAATTATTTATCATTTGTTTCTGGTTCTTACTTCAGGAAGCGAAAGATGTCAGGTTTTGGGCATCGTGTGTACAAAAACTATGATCCCAGAGCAAAGGTCATAAGGAAATTGGCAGATGAAGTGTTTTCCATTGTTGGAAGGGATCCTCTGATTGAGGTGTATTTCTGATCTCCATGTTAAATGCTCCCCACTCCCAAACAAACTATTGATGTGAAGTAGATGCAACTTTTATGTCTGTCTACACTTATCTTATTTCGTTTGCAAGTATCATTGTGGactttaataaataaacacaaCTTGAATTTGATGCAATTATTGAGTTTGAGTGCATTTATCTAATGTCATTTTCAGGTAGCTGTTGCTTTGGAAAAGGCTGCACTGTCTGATGAGTATTTTGTTAAGAGAAAGCTTTATCCAAATGTTGATTTCTACTCTGGGTTAATTTATAGGTACTTTCATTACTTTTCTTTAGACATGAGATTGTGAAGTTTTCTTCTCCAAGCTTGTAACTATTAAATATGTATTAACTTCATATTAATCAGGGCAATGGGATTTCCAACGGAGTTCTTCCCGGTTTTGTTTGCAATCCCTAGAATGGCTGGGTGGTTGGCACACTGGCGAGAATCCCTTGATGATCCTGATACTAAGATAATGAGACCCCAACAGGTCAGTTCTGTGCTCTTGAAATAGTTTGTTTGTGCTGAACTTTTGGTGTTTCTATGATTCAGTATTATCTCCTAACACTTTTCAATATTAATAGCTAGGAACCTTTTGAATTTCTAAATCCTACTCCGTTATAATATGCGTGTGATGTCCATGTAACAATGTAACAGACACTGCTTGTCATACAACGGCTTGGATTGATATTGTTTAAGTTTAGATAAGAAGTGTGATCTCTGGGGTGGGTcttatgaaaaacaaaatactcGAACATATGCCCTTTAGGGGGGGACATCTGATAAGCTTGGAACAGCAATATCCCAAAATGATGCTTGAAACTTTAGAAGTAATCTTTGGTAGTGTTTAGCTTgctttttgcaatttttttagataTTCTATTATCCTACTGCGTACTGGATTTATAGTACTtgctctctctatctctgttCGTTTGTTTGTGTTTCTGTGCAGCGTGCTTTCTCAACCAATTATAAATAGAAGCTGCATTTTTGTAATGAGACCAAGCTACTTGTTTGTTCTTTCTGGGTAGCATAAGTGTTTATGATGGTCTCTCCACTAAGGGTTTACCAGCAGTATCAATAATGTGTTtagggaaaaaataatattttaatcttttttgttCTGCAAAAAATAAGTTGCTGCTACATTTCGGATCATCCTGTTTCTTAGTTTTGCTAATCTTTGTGACTATTCAGGTGTACACTGGAAACTGGCTGCGGCATTATATACCACCGAGAGAACGGATAGTAACA
It encodes:
- the LOC18784017 gene encoding ubiquinone biosynthesis O-methyltransferase, mitochondrial — its product is MALALKLLKQLRGPSTTTSTILYRNLRPRFSNLRSTIRLFSDPPLSEPLTIPPHQKPHSPSPSSLNQYELAKFAAIAETWWDSEGPFKPLHQLNPTRLAFIRSTLCRHFGRDPLSPRPFEGLKFVDVGCGGGIVSEPLARLGATVMGVDAVEKNIKIARLHADLDPLTSSIEYRCTTAEKLVEEQKNFDAVFALEVIEHVADPAEFCKSLAALTVPGGATVISTINRSMRAYATAIVAAEYLLHWLPKGTHQWSSFLTPEELALILERASISVQEMAGFVYNPLTGRWSLSDDVNVNFIAYATKIKTANL
- the LOC18782404 gene encoding citrate synthase, glyoxysomal, producing MSRVTELPVTARGRLAVLSAHLAAATIEPSELEPTLEPLCLSAQGVVSPPGNLRGPLTIVDERTGKRYQVQVSEEGTIKAADLKKITTGKNDKGLKLYDPGYLNTAPVRSSICYIDGDEGILRYRGYPIEELAERSTFLEVAYLLMYGNLPSESQLADWEFAISQHSAVPQGILDIIQAIPHDAHPMGVLVSAMSALSVFHPDANPALRGQDVYKSKQVRDKQIARILGKAPTIAAAAYLRLAGRPAVLPANNLSYAENFLYMLDSLGNRSYKPNPRLARVVDVLFILHAEHEMNCSTAAARHLASSGVDVYTALAGATGALYGPLHGGANEAVLKMLNEIGTVENIPEFIEGVKNRKRKMSGFGHRVYKNYDPRAKVIRKLADEVFSIVGRDPLIEVAVALEKAALSDEYFVKRKLYPNVDFYSGLIYRAMGFPTEFFPVLFAIPRMAGWLAHWRESLDDPDTKIMRPQQVYTGNWLRHYIPPRERIVTSDSDKLSQVSVSNASRRRLAGSGV